In a genomic window of Mycolicibacillus parakoreensis:
- a CDS encoding metallophosphoesterase family protein gives MMWQQSGEVQPTLWAIADLHTGHVGNKPVTESLYPSSPDDWLIVAGDVAERTDDIRWSLDLLRKRFAKVIWVPGNHELWTTGKDPTQIFGRARYDYLVNMCDEMGVLTPEHPYPVWTEQGGPATIVPMFLLYDYTFLPAGATSKAEGLAIARDAGVVATDEFLLSCEPYATRDAWCRERVAATRKRLEQLDWMTPTVLVNHFPLVRDPCDVLFYPEFALWCGTTATADWHTRYNAVCSVYGHLHIPRTTWYDEVRFEEVSVGYPREWRRRKPYRWLRQVLPDPQYAPGYLNDFGGHFVITAEMRAASEQFRDRLQRRRAR, from the coding sequence GTGATGTGGCAACAGAGCGGAGAGGTCCAGCCCACCCTGTGGGCGATCGCCGATCTGCACACCGGACATGTCGGCAACAAGCCGGTCACCGAGTCGCTGTATCCGTCCTCGCCCGACGACTGGCTGATCGTGGCCGGCGATGTCGCCGAACGCACCGACGACATCCGCTGGTCGCTGGACCTGCTGCGCAAACGGTTCGCCAAGGTGATCTGGGTGCCCGGCAACCACGAACTGTGGACCACCGGCAAGGACCCGACGCAGATCTTCGGTCGTGCCCGCTACGACTACCTGGTCAACATGTGCGACGAGATGGGCGTCCTCACCCCCGAACACCCCTATCCGGTCTGGACCGAGCAGGGCGGGCCCGCCACCATCGTGCCGATGTTTCTGCTCTACGACTACACCTTCCTGCCGGCCGGGGCGACCAGCAAGGCCGAGGGTTTGGCGATCGCGCGGGACGCGGGCGTGGTGGCCACCGACGAGTTCCTGCTGTCGTGTGAGCCCTACGCCACCCGCGACGCCTGGTGCCGTGAGCGGGTGGCCGCCACCCGCAAACGCCTCGAACAGCTCGACTGGATGACCCCGACGGTGCTGGTCAACCATTTCCCGCTGGTCCGCGACCCCTGCGACGTGCTGTTCTACCCGGAGTTCGCGCTGTGGTGCGGCACCACCGCCACCGCCGACTGGCACACCCGCTACAACGCCGTCTGCTCGGTCTACGGCCACCTGCACATTCCGCGCACCACCTGGTACGACGAGGTGCGCTTCGAGGAGGTGTCGGTGGGCTATCCGCGGGAGTGGCGGCGACGCAAACCCTACCGCTGGCTGCGCCAAGTGCTGCCCGACCCGCAGTACGCGCCGGGCTACCTCAACGACTTCGGCGGCCATTTCGTCATCACCGCCGAGATGCGCGCCGCCTCCGAGCAGTTCCGCGACCGCCTGCAGCGCCGGCGGGCCCGATGA
- a CDS encoding DUF3558 domain-containing protein, which translates to MVVVHTPSATGERTTLQLRSTAAPMTTTIKSPIAKLTDPKPFEPCEEIPFDVIEGLGLAYTPPEPETPMRCHYDAGNYQLAVEAIMWRTYNQTLPADAIETTINGHRAAEYWVMKPTDWNDRWWVTCMVTFKTSYGVIQQTVFYSPIYSNPQPDCLATNRQRAEELSPYYKF; encoded by the coding sequence ATGGTGGTGGTGCACACCCCGTCGGCGACCGGCGAACGCACGACGCTGCAGTTGCGCTCGACCGCCGCGCCGATGACCACGACGATCAAGAGCCCGATCGCCAAGCTGACCGATCCCAAGCCGTTCGAACCGTGCGAGGAGATCCCGTTCGACGTCATCGAGGGGTTGGGGCTGGCCTACACCCCGCCGGAGCCCGAGACGCCGATGCGCTGCCACTACGACGCCGGCAACTATCAGTTGGCGGTGGAGGCGATCATGTGGCGCACCTACAACCAGACCCTGCCCGCCGACGCGATCGAGACCACGATCAACGGTCACCGGGCCGCCGAGTACTGGGTGATGAAACCCACCGACTGGAATGACCGCTGGTGGGTGACCTGCATGGTGACGTTCAAAACCAGCTACGGGGTGATCCAGCAGACGGTGTTCTATTCGCCGATCTACTCCAATCCCCAACCCGACTGCCTGGCCACCAACCGCCAACGCGCCGAGGAGCTTTCTCCGTACTACAAGTTCTAG
- a CDS encoding CocE/NonD family hydrolase: MAVTSSRRLGDRVTGRLLGLPKPTGGYLVRRLTVPMRDGVELVADHYAPRRDPVGTLLVRCPYGRGFPFQQVFARIYAARGYHVLLQSVRGTFGSGGRFTPMAHEVDDGADTVAWLRRQPWFTGSFATVGLSYLGFTQWALLTDPPPELTAAVIAVGPHDFSASSWGTGAFALNDFLGWSDLMARQEGLRRVRLLWGRRRVRRTAGRLPLGAAGRAMLGRGAPWYESWLAHPDPDDPFWEPLRVSTALDRVQVPVLLFSGWQDLFLPQTLTQYRRLRERGVDVGLTIGPWTHSQMLTTGLRTVCRESLAWLDTHLAGRERPARHPRVRVFVTGAGWVETDEWRPAETEKVLYLHTGRLEEDAPPEGKAPLSFRFDPADPTPTVGGRLLSPDAGYHDDRRLASRDDVLSCTGAVLSRDLVVTGSPVVELVHTSDNPHADVFVRVSEVHADGRSVNVSDGYRRLAPGREPGPLRLELDPIAHRFAAGSRIRLLIAGGCHPRYARNLGTDEPPVSGTALRPAVHTVQPGSSLLRLPVGRPDDPDARRL; this comes from the coding sequence GTGGCGGTAACTTCATCACGGCGCCTCGGCGACCGGGTCACGGGCCGACTGCTGGGGCTGCCGAAACCCACCGGGGGTTACCTGGTGCGGCGGCTGACCGTGCCGATGCGCGACGGCGTCGAACTGGTCGCCGACCATTACGCCCCGCGGCGCGATCCCGTGGGCACCCTGCTGGTCCGCTGCCCCTACGGGCGGGGTTTTCCGTTCCAGCAGGTGTTCGCCCGGATCTACGCCGCGCGCGGCTATCACGTGCTGCTGCAGAGCGTGCGCGGAACGTTCGGGTCGGGAGGACGGTTCACCCCGATGGCGCACGAGGTCGACGACGGTGCCGACACCGTCGCCTGGCTGCGCCGCCAACCCTGGTTCACCGGGTCGTTCGCCACCGTGGGGCTGTCGTACCTGGGTTTCACCCAGTGGGCGCTGCTGACCGATCCGCCCCCGGAGTTGACCGCCGCGGTGATCGCGGTCGGCCCGCACGACTTCAGTGCCTCCTCGTGGGGCACCGGCGCGTTCGCGCTCAACGACTTCCTGGGCTGGAGTGACCTGATGGCCCGCCAGGAGGGGCTGCGGCGGGTGCGGTTGTTGTGGGGCCGGCGGCGGGTGCGACGCACCGCCGGTCGGCTGCCGCTGGGGGCGGCGGGGCGGGCCATGCTGGGCCGCGGCGCCCCCTGGTACGAGTCGTGGCTGGCCCACCCCGACCCCGACGACCCGTTCTGGGAGCCGCTGCGGGTCAGCACCGCCCTGGACCGGGTGCAGGTGCCGGTGCTGCTGTTCAGCGGCTGGCAGGACCTGTTTTTGCCGCAGACCCTGACGCAGTATCGCCGGCTGCGGGAGCGCGGTGTGGACGTCGGGTTGACGATCGGGCCGTGGACGCACTCTCAGATGCTCACCACCGGGCTGCGCACCGTGTGCCGGGAGTCGCTGGCCTGGCTCGACACCCACCTGGCCGGCCGGGAGCGCCCCGCACGCCACCCTCGGGTGCGGGTGTTCGTCACCGGTGCGGGCTGGGTGGAGACCGACGAGTGGCGGCCCGCCGAGACCGAGAAGGTGCTCTACCTGCACACCGGTCGCCTGGAGGAGGATGCGCCCCCGGAGGGCAAGGCGCCGTTGTCGTTTCGGTTCGATCCCGCCGACCCCACGCCGACGGTCGGGGGCCGGCTGCTCTCCCCCGACGCCGGCTATCACGACGATCGCCGGCTGGCCTCCCGTGACGACGTGCTCTCCTGCACCGGGGCGGTGCTCTCCCGCGACCTGGTGGTGACCGGCAGCCCGGTCGTGGAGCTGGTCCACACCAGCGACAACCCGCACGCCGACGTGTTCGTCCGGGTCTCGGAGGTCCACGCCGACGGTCGGTCGGTCAACGTCAGCGACGGCTACCGCCGGCTGGCCCCCGGCCGCGAGCCCGGGCCCCTGCGGCTGGAACTGGATCCGATCGCCCACCGGTTCGCGGCCGGTTCACGCATTCGGCTGTTGATCGCCGGGGGGTGCCATCCGCGGTACGCCCGCAACCTGGGCACCGACGAGCCGCCGGTGTCGGGCACCGCGCTGCGCCCGGCTGTGCACACCGTGCAGCCGGGCTCCTCGCTGCTGCGACTTCCGGTGGGCCGGCCCGACGATCCCGACGCCCGGCGGCTCTGA
- a CDS encoding enoyl-CoA hydratase, with the protein MPSPNDDILLIETADRVRTLTLNRPAARNALSAALRDRFYGALADAQTDDDVDVIILTGADPVFCAGLDLKELGDSAALPDISPRWPELSKPVIGAINGAAVTGGLELALYCDILIASEQARFADTHARVGILPTWGLSVRLPQKVGVGLARRMSMTGDYLSAAEALRAGLVTEVVPHAELLASARGVAASIVGNNQAAVRALLASYHRIDEAQTGAGLWIEAASARRWLAGTSGTDVAASRDAVLARGREQVR; encoded by the coding sequence ATGCCCTCGCCGAATGACGACATCCTGCTGATCGAGACCGCCGACCGGGTGCGCACGCTGACCCTGAACCGGCCGGCGGCGCGCAACGCGCTCTCCGCGGCGCTGCGGGACCGCTTCTACGGCGCCCTGGCCGACGCGCAGACCGACGACGACGTCGACGTCATCATCCTCACCGGCGCCGACCCGGTGTTCTGTGCGGGCCTGGACCTGAAGGAACTCGGCGACAGCGCCGCGCTGCCCGATATCTCGCCGCGCTGGCCGGAGTTGAGCAAACCGGTGATCGGGGCGATCAACGGCGCGGCGGTGACCGGCGGGTTGGAGTTGGCGCTGTACTGCGACATCCTCATCGCCTCCGAGCAGGCCCGGTTCGCCGACACCCACGCCCGGGTGGGGATTCTGCCGACCTGGGGGCTCAGTGTGCGCCTGCCCCAGAAGGTGGGGGTGGGCCTGGCCCGCCGGATGAGCATGACCGGCGACTACCTGTCGGCCGCCGAGGCGCTGCGCGCCGGGCTGGTCACCGAGGTGGTCCCGCACGCCGAACTGCTGGCCAGCGCCCGCGGTGTCGCCGCCTCGATCGTCGGCAACAACCAGGCGGCGGTGCGCGCGCTGCTGGCCTCCTATCACCGCATCGACGAGGCCCAGACCGGGGCCGGGCTGTGGATCGAGGCCGCCTCGGCGCGGCGCTGGCTCGCCGGCACCAGCGGCACCGACGTGGCCGCCAGTCGGGATGCGGTGCTGGCCCGCGGACGCGAGCAGGTGCGCTGA
- a CDS encoding MATE family efflux transporter → MTDLPRAPAAREIAALAVPALGVLAAEPLYLLVDTAIVGRLGALSLAGLAIGGLVLAVLGSQATFLSYGTTARAARRFGAGDRPGAVAEGVQATWLALLIGVVLVAAVHLGAPALVSALAGQPDIAAAALGWLRIAIFGVPAILVSLAGNGWLRGVQDTVRPLWFVAAGFSLSALACPLLVYGLLGMPRLGLAGSAVANLAGQWLAATLFLAALVGERAALRPNAAALRAQLILGRDLVVRSLAFQACFVSAAAVAARFGAAALAAHQVVLQLWTFLALVLDSLAIAAQALVGAALGAGDARHARTVGVRVTAYSGMAAGALAALLAAGAPILPALFTDDPAVLATIGVPWWFLVAQLPIAGLVFGLDGVLLGAGDAAFMRTATVVSAVTGFLPAVWMSLVFGWGLAGIWSGLTAFMVLRLLFVGYRGLSGRWAVVGARG, encoded by the coding sequence ATGACCGACCTGCCCCGGGCACCGGCCGCCCGGGAGATCGCCGCACTGGCCGTGCCCGCGCTGGGGGTGCTGGCCGCCGAACCGCTGTACCTGCTGGTCGACACCGCGATCGTCGGACGGTTGGGGGCGTTGTCGCTGGCCGGGCTGGCCATCGGGGGCCTGGTGCTGGCGGTCTTGGGGTCGCAGGCCACGTTCTTGTCCTACGGCACCACCGCGCGCGCCGCCCGCCGGTTCGGCGCCGGAGACCGCCCCGGTGCGGTGGCCGAGGGGGTGCAGGCCACCTGGCTGGCGCTGCTGATCGGCGTGGTTCTGGTCGCCGCGGTGCACCTCGGCGCCCCGGCGCTGGTGTCGGCGCTGGCCGGCCAACCCGACATCGCCGCGGCGGCGTTGGGATGGCTGCGGATCGCGATCTTCGGGGTGCCCGCGATCCTGGTGTCGCTGGCCGGCAACGGCTGGCTGCGCGGCGTGCAGGACACCGTGCGGCCGCTGTGGTTCGTCGCCGCCGGGTTCTCGTTGTCGGCGCTGGCCTGCCCGCTGCTGGTCTACGGCCTGCTGGGGATGCCGCGGCTGGGGCTGGCCGGTTCGGCGGTGGCCAACCTGGCCGGGCAGTGGCTGGCGGCCACCCTGTTCCTCGCCGCGCTGGTCGGCGAGCGGGCGGCGCTGCGCCCAAACGCCGCGGCGCTGCGGGCGCAGCTGATCCTCGGGCGCGACCTGGTGGTGCGCAGCCTGGCGTTTCAGGCCTGCTTCGTCTCCGCCGCGGCGGTGGCCGCCCGATTCGGCGCCGCCGCGCTGGCCGCCCACCAGGTGGTGCTGCAGCTCTGGACGTTTCTGGCCTTGGTGCTCGATTCGCTGGCGATCGCCGCCCAGGCGCTGGTGGGCGCGGCGTTGGGCGCCGGCGACGCCCGCCACGCCCGGACGGTGGGGGTGCGGGTCACCGCCTACTCGGGGATGGCGGCCGGCGCGCTGGCGGCGCTGTTGGCGGCGGGCGCGCCGATCCTGCCCGCGCTGTTCACCGACGACCCGGCGGTGCTGGCGACGATCGGGGTGCCGTGGTGGTTTCTGGTGGCCCAGTTGCCGATCGCCGGACTGGTGTTCGGTCTCGACGGGGTGCTGTTGGGCGCCGGGGACGCGGCGTTCATGCGCACCGCCACCGTGGTCAGCGCGGTGACCGGGTTTCTGCCGGCGGTCTGGATGTCGCTGGTGTTCGGCTGGGGGCTGGCCGGGATCTGGTCGGGGCTGACCGCGTTCATGGTGCTGCGGCTGCTGTTCGTCGGCTACCGGGGGCTGTCGGGGCGCTGGGCGGTGGTCGGCGCACGCGGATAG
- a CDS encoding DHH family phosphoesterase, producing MSAPTRRDVDAAGAAELVAAADTVAVACHVQPDADTIGAGLGLAAVLDRCGKTVQVSFAAPAELPQSLRSLPGGRLLVPAEAVRRDVDLVVTVDIPSVNRLGGLGDLAEAGREVLVIDHHRSNQRFGTANLVDPTADSTTMLVADLLDAWGQPLDTGVAHCLYAGLATDTGSFRWASARAHRLAARLVETGVDNAAVSRVLMDTHPFAWLPMLSRVLASAHCDPDAAGGRGLVYVVVEHAECAAARAEEIESIVDIVRTTAEAEVAAVFKEVTPQRWSVSLRAKSAVDLATVAAGFGGGGHRLAAGYTAAGPADTVVAALGAALR from the coding sequence GTGAGCGCACCGACCCGTCGTGACGTCGACGCGGCCGGCGCCGCGGAACTGGTGGCCGCCGCCGACACCGTCGCGGTCGCCTGTCATGTGCAGCCCGACGCCGACACCATCGGCGCCGGACTGGGGTTGGCCGCGGTCCTGGACCGCTGCGGCAAGACCGTGCAGGTCAGCTTCGCCGCGCCGGCGGAGCTGCCGCAGTCGCTGCGCTCGCTGCCCGGTGGGCGGCTGCTGGTGCCGGCCGAGGCGGTGCGCCGCGACGTCGACCTGGTGGTCACCGTCGACATTCCCAGCGTCAACCGGCTCGGCGGGCTCGGGGACCTCGCCGAGGCGGGCCGCGAGGTGCTGGTCATCGACCACCACCGCTCCAACCAGCGGTTCGGCACCGCCAACCTGGTCGACCCGACCGCCGACTCGACGACCATGCTCGTCGCCGACCTGCTCGACGCGTGGGGCCAACCCCTCGACACCGGCGTGGCCCACTGCCTCTACGCCGGGCTGGCCACCGACACCGGGTCGTTTCGGTGGGCCAGCGCCCGCGCCCATCGGCTGGCCGCGCGGCTGGTGGAGACCGGGGTCGACAACGCGGCGGTGAGCCGGGTGCTGATGGACACCCATCCGTTCGCCTGGCTGCCGATGCTGTCGCGGGTGCTGGCCTCGGCGCACTGCGATCCGGACGCGGCCGGGGGCCGCGGGCTGGTCTACGTCGTCGTCGAGCACGCCGAATGCGCGGCCGCGCGCGCCGAGGAGATCGAGAGCATCGTCGACATCGTGCGCACCACCGCGGAGGCCGAGGTGGCCGCGGTGTTCAAGGAGGTCACCCCGCAGCGCTGGTCGGTGTCGCTGCGGGCGAAATCGGCGGTGGACCTGGCGACGGTGGCCGCCGGGTTCGGCGGGGGCGGGCACCGGCTGGCGGCCGGCTACACCGCGGCCGGTCCGGCCGACACCGTGGTGGCGGCGCTCGGCGCGGCCCTGCGCTGA
- the rbfA gene encoding 30S ribosome-binding factor RbfA, with translation MADPARARRLAKRIATIVASTIEQDIKDPRLVGVTITDAKVTADLHDATLYYTVLGRTLDDEPDYAGVAAALESAKGLLRTTVGAETGVRFTPTLAFARDTVPESAHRMEELLAAARAADADLARVRRGATPAGDADPYRPAPGSDTDVEPDADPGVDPGAADAARPGERFDGHG, from the coding sequence GTGGCGGATCCGGCCCGGGCACGCCGGCTGGCCAAACGGATCGCCACCATCGTGGCGTCCACGATCGAGCAGGACATCAAGGATCCGCGGCTGGTCGGCGTGACGATCACCGACGCCAAGGTCACCGCCGACCTGCACGACGCCACCCTGTACTACACGGTGCTCGGGCGCACGCTCGACGACGAGCCCGACTACGCCGGGGTGGCCGCCGCGCTGGAGAGCGCCAAGGGGCTGTTGCGCACCACGGTCGGTGCCGAGACCGGGGTGCGGTTCACCCCGACCCTGGCCTTCGCCCGCGACACCGTGCCCGAATCGGCGCACCGGATGGAGGAGCTGCTCGCGGCCGCCCGCGCCGCCGACGCCGACCTGGCCCGGGTGCGCCGGGGCGCCACCCCCGCCGGCGACGCCGACCCCTACCGACCGGCACCCGGCTCGGACACCGACGTCGAGCCCGACGCGGATCCGGGGGTCGACCCCGGCGCCGCCGACGCGGCGCGGCCGGGCGAGCGATTCGACGGCCACGGGTGA
- the infB gene encoding translation initiation factor IF-2 has product MAKARVHQLAKELGVTSKQVLARLSEQGEFVKSASSTVEAPVARRLLESFGGPKPDAGKDGAGDGKAPAKSTKSAAAPKPGDTAASEPAAPAKPAEGPAPAAPPAAAGPTPASVKPGPPPAATPPPAAAPPPAASNAPKPAPGPRPAPRAGGRPRVGNNPFSSAQPVERPMPRPQPPRPGAPRPGAASPSNMPPRPSAMPPGRPARPGGPRPGPGGRGPGGGGRPPGAGGGGFRGGPPPGGGFRGRGRPGQRGGTAGAFGRPGGAPRRGRKSKRQKRQEYDSMQAPSVGGVRLPHGNGETVRLARGASLSDFADKIDANPAALVQALFNLGEMVTATQSVGDDILELLGGEMNYKVQVVSPEDEDRELLESFDLTYGEDEGTEEDLQVRPPVVTVMGHVDHGKTRLLDSIRKANVGEAEAGGITQHIGAYQVSVDFDGAERLITFIDTPGHEAFTAMRARGAKATDIAILVVAADDGVMPQTVEAINHAQAAEVPIVVAVNKIDKEGADPSKIRGQLTEYGLVPEEFGGDTLFVDISAKQGTNIEALEEAVLLTADAALDLRANPDMEAQGVAIEAHLDRGRGPVATVLVQRGTLRVGDSVVAGDAYGRVRRMVDEHGDDVEEASPSRPVQVLGFTSVPGAGDNLLVVDEDRIARQIADKRNARKRNALAARSRKRISLEDLDSALKETNQLNLILKGDNAGTVEALEEALLGIEIDDEVSLRVIDRGVGGITETNVNLASASDAIIIGFNVRAEGKATELANREGVDIRYYSVIYQAIDEIESALKGMLKPVYEEKELGRAEIRAVFRSSKVGNIAGCLVTSGIMRRNAKARLLRDHVVVAGNLTVASLRREKDDVTEVRDGYECGLTLTYSDIKEGDVIETYELVEKERV; this is encoded by the coding sequence GTGGCAAAGGCCCGCGTACACCAGTTGGCCAAAGAACTCGGTGTCACCAGCAAGCAAGTGCTCGCCCGGCTGAGCGAACAGGGCGAATTCGTCAAATCCGCGTCCTCGACGGTGGAGGCGCCGGTCGCCCGGCGGCTGCTGGAGTCCTTCGGCGGTCCGAAACCGGACGCCGGCAAGGACGGCGCCGGCGACGGCAAGGCGCCCGCCAAGTCGACCAAGTCGGCCGCCGCCCCGAAACCCGGCGACACCGCGGCCTCGGAGCCGGCGGCGCCCGCCAAGCCCGCCGAGGGCCCCGCCCCGGCGGCGCCCCCGGCCGCGGCCGGGCCCACCCCCGCGTCGGTGAAACCGGGCCCGCCCCCGGCGGCCACGCCGCCGCCGGCGGCCGCACCCCCGCCGGCGGCCTCAAACGCCCCCAAGCCGGCCCCGGGCCCGCGCCCGGCGCCGCGCGCCGGCGGGCGGCCCCGCGTCGGCAACAACCCGTTCTCCTCGGCCCAACCGGTCGAGCGGCCGATGCCGCGACCGCAGCCGCCGCGTCCCGGCGCCCCGCGCCCCGGTGCGGCGTCGCCGAGCAACATGCCGCCGCGGCCCAGCGCGATGCCCCCGGGGCGCCCGGCGCGCCCCGGCGGCCCACGCCCGGGCCCCGGCGGGCGCGGGCCCGGCGGGGGCGGTCGTCCGCCCGGTGCCGGTGGCGGCGGTTTCCGCGGCGGCCCGCCGCCCGGTGGCGGCTTCCGCGGCCGGGGCAGGCCCGGCCAGCGCGGCGGCACCGCCGGTGCGTTCGGTCGTCCCGGTGGTGCGCCGCGGCGCGGCCGCAAGTCCAAGCGGCAGAAGCGTCAGGAATACGACTCGATGCAGGCGCCCAGTGTGGGCGGTGTGCGGTTGCCGCACGGCAACGGTGAGACCGTCCGGCTGGCCCGCGGCGCGTCGCTTTCGGACTTCGCCGACAAGATCGACGCCAACCCGGCCGCGCTGGTGCAGGCGCTGTTCAACCTCGGGGAGATGGTGACCGCCACCCAATCGGTCGGCGACGACATCCTCGAGCTGCTGGGCGGCGAGATGAACTACAAGGTGCAGGTCGTCTCGCCGGAGGACGAGGACCGCGAACTGCTCGAGTCGTTCGACCTGACCTACGGCGAGGACGAGGGCACCGAGGAGGACCTGCAGGTCCGGCCGCCGGTGGTGACCGTCATGGGTCACGTCGACCACGGGAAGACCCGACTGCTCGACAGCATCCGCAAGGCCAACGTCGGGGAGGCCGAGGCCGGCGGGATCACCCAGCACATCGGTGCCTACCAGGTGTCGGTGGACTTCGACGGCGCCGAGCGGTTGATCACGTTCATCGACACCCCCGGTCACGAGGCGTTCACCGCCATGCGTGCCCGCGGTGCCAAAGCCACCGACATCGCGATCCTGGTGGTCGCCGCCGACGACGGTGTCATGCCGCAGACGGTGGAGGCGATCAACCACGCGCAGGCCGCCGAGGTGCCGATCGTGGTGGCGGTCAACAAGATCGACAAGGAGGGCGCGGATCCGTCGAAGATCCGCGGTCAGCTCACCGAGTACGGGCTGGTGCCCGAGGAGTTCGGCGGCGACACCCTGTTCGTTGACATCTCCGCCAAGCAGGGCACCAACATCGAGGCGCTCGAGGAGGCGGTGCTGCTCACCGCCGACGCCGCGTTGGACCTGCGGGCCAACCCCGACATGGAGGCCCAGGGGGTGGCGATCGAGGCGCATCTGGACCGCGGTCGCGGTCCGGTGGCCACCGTGCTGGTGCAGCGCGGCACCCTGCGGGTCGGCGACTCGGTGGTCGCCGGCGACGCCTACGGGCGGGTACGGCGCATGGTCGACGAGCACGGCGACGACGTCGAGGAGGCCTCACCGTCGCGGCCGGTGCAGGTGCTCGGCTTCACCTCGGTGCCCGGAGCCGGCGACAACCTGCTGGTGGTCGACGAGGACCGCATCGCCCGGCAGATCGCCGACAAACGCAACGCCCGCAAACGCAACGCGTTGGCCGCCCGCTCCCGCAAGCGGATCTCGCTGGAGGATCTGGATTCGGCGCTCAAGGAGACCAACCAGCTGAACCTGATCCTCAAGGGCGACAACGCCGGTACCGTCGAAGCGCTCGAGGAGGCGCTGCTGGGGATCGAGATCGACGACGAGGTGTCGCTGCGGGTCATCGACCGCGGCGTCGGTGGGATCACCGAGACCAACGTCAACCTCGCCTCGGCGTCCGACGCGATCATCATCGGGTTCAACGTGCGCGCCGAGGGCAAAGCCACCGAGTTGGCCAACCGTGAAGGCGTCGACATCCGCTACTACTCGGTGATCTACCAGGCGATCGACGAGATCGAGAGCGCGCTCAAGGGCATGCTCAAACCGGTCTACGAGGAGAAGGAGCTCGGCCGCGCCGAGATCCGCGCCGTGTTCCGGTCGTCGAAGGTCGGCAACATCGCCGGGTGCCTGGTCACCTCCGGGATCATGCGCCGCAACGCCAAGGCACGGTTGCTGCGCGACCACGTCGTGGTGGCCGGCAACCTCACGGTGGCCTCGCTGCGTCGGGAGAAGGACGACGTCACCGAGGTCCGCGACGGCTACGAATGCGGTCTGACGTTGACCTACTCCGACATCAAGGAAGGCGACGTCATCGAGACCTACGAGCTGGTCGAAAAGGAACGGGTCTAG
- a CDS encoding YlxR family protein has translation MIQRETPTFETQPHRSPRGPVRTCVGCRRRELAAELLRTVAVSRGNGNYAVTVDAAGNVPGRGAWLHPTRECLHAAVRRRAFGRALRITGSPDTAPVAEHLGVAEASSSPEPLTTEQAMKNMSTP, from the coding sequence GTGATCCAGCGCGAGACTCCGACCTTCGAGACACAACCGCATCGCAGCCCCCGCGGGCCGGTGCGCACGTGTGTCGGATGCCGGAGACGAGAGTTGGCCGCCGAACTGCTTCGGACAGTCGCGGTGTCGCGCGGGAACGGCAACTATGCCGTGACCGTCGATGCAGCGGGTAACGTACCGGGGCGGGGTGCGTGGCTGCACCCCACCCGGGAGTGTCTGCACGCAGCGGTGCGACGGCGAGCTTTCGGCAGGGCACTGCGGATCACCGGTTCGCCGGACACAGCCCCGGTGGCTGAACACCTCGGTGTCGCCGAGGCGTCCAGCTCCCCGGAGCCCCTGACTACAGAACAGGCAATGAAGAACATGAGCACACCGTGA